In Diadema setosum chromosome 19, eeDiaSeto1, whole genome shotgun sequence, a genomic segment contains:
- the LOC140242522 gene encoding uncharacterized protein yields MSLLHLSIFLPTVILLVMSSHLVSGQDIPIATLPSNRTVRAGEAVLLPCILRESDFCTVYWYRMDLQTYFTKNGERMRGIPEPAGERYEIVGDTSIGDFTLMISNVSAWDAGKYQCACYASIYTNSYTSPPAVVRVLVAPPEEYPQCELRKRHGLLLPGDEVELVCTSNGGLPSVQLQWFDGEMGLASEMSWNQRTIARHKTIVHPGKNLSNYYCKASGEALVVARECLVEPVAVATLPPVKMDSSMPANWQDIRGTLPLTEGQHASQDMIELSFTCGPSVNLTREVSNFTWYVNNNPVRSGMLGFLLENNGRTLRVTDLSILQSSVDVEIVCELSNNGWAVANSSTVVSLGGTGIAPPTESGPTTGPVRIKPEEPDIFVHKHPNKRRMWPIWLLIICVLMSLFLLILLAIYAPVICGCRKKAKKAHAHCHHTTTKSGARISEFHYTHSQGCSTLRTSSDTLNVYELPDSERGVPDQQRQQVQATLHVVVHSANHSANHAVNEQPIISTAETIVSSDYGTENCLATSSPQAVSNYYHPDLSHYQKVRPGARPANCISSVPASPKPQPPQRKDSLEPHYQHPRSHTCCMNQTWGHNMRHGTPVCRLASATLSSQPDVTEGCYIRTLPHPPNEVKQARLVYVEGGSQDQNGNGKVCAELPADDPDNIYDPDNIYENIAGEDDHVNKHTLV; encoded by the coding sequence atgtcgcTTCTCCACCTCAGCATATTTCTGCCCACTGTTATACTGCTTGTGATGTCATCTCATTTGGTAAGTGGGCAGGACATCCCGATTGCCACTCTCCCTTCGAACAGGACCGTCAGAGCAGGAGAGGCGGTCCTCCTGCCATGTATCCTGCGAGAATCGGACTTCTGCACCGTGTACTGGTACCGCATGGATCTGCAGACGTACTTCACCAAGAACGGGGAGCGCATGAGGGGCATACCGGAGCCGGCTGGAGAGCGTTACGAAATTGTGGGAGACACCTCAATTGGTGATTTCACGCTCATGATTTCAAATGTCAGTGCCTGGGACGCAGGCAAGTACCAGTGCGCATGCTACGCGAGCATCTACACCAATTCGTACACGTCGCCTCCGGCAGTCGTCCGTGTGCTCGTTGCTCCTCCCGAGGAATACCCGCAATGTGAGCTGAGGAAGAGGCACGGCCTCCTTCTGCCTGGGGATGAGGTTGAGCTTGTGTGCACTTCGAATGGAGGTTTACCCAGCGTGCAGCTTCAGTGGTTTGATGGGGAAATGGGGCTTGCTTCAGAGATGTCCTGGAATCAGAGGACAATCGCCAGGCATAAAACTATTGTGCACCCTGGGAAGAATCTGTCAAACTACTATTGCAAAGCCAGCGGAGAGGCATTAGTCGTTGCTCGCGAATGTTTGGTGGAGCCCGTTGCCGTCGCAACTCTGCCACCTGTCAAGATGGATTCAAGCATGCCAGCAAATTGGCAGGACATCCGAGGAACGCTGCCACTGACTGAGGGCCAGCATGCCTCCCAAGATATGATTGAACTCAGTTTCACATGCGGACCCAGTGTTAATTTGACGCGTGAAGTGAGCAATTTTACCTGGTATGTAAACAACAACCCTGTACGGTCAGGCATGTTGGGCTTCCTTTTGGAGAACAATGGACGAACACTTCGTGTGACAGATCTTTCCATCCTCCAAAGTTCAGTGGATGTTGAAATAGTGTGTGAACTGTCAAACAATGGCTGGGCCGTCGCCAACAGCAGCACTGTCGTCAGTCTTGGGGGCACTGGCATCGCCCCACCCACAGAGTCTGGACCAACAACAGGCCCCGTTCGCATCAAGCCAGAGGAACCCGATATTTTTGTTCACAAACACCCGAACAAGAGGCGAATGTGGCCAATATGGCTGCTGATCATCTGCGTTCTCATGTCCCTGTTCTTGCTCATTCTCCTCGCGATATATGCACCTGTCATTTGTGGCTGCAGAAAGAAAGCCAAGAAAGCCCACGCCCACTGCCACCACACCACCACCAAGTCTGGGGCGCGGATCTCAGAATTTCACTACACTCACTCCCAGGGATGTAGCACCTTGCGAACCTCCAGTGACACTCTCAATGTCTACGAATTACCTGATAGCGAGCGAGGGGTGCCAGATCAGCAGCGGCAACAGGTGCAAGCAACCTTGCACGTTGTGGTTCACTCTGCAAACCACTCCGCCAATCACGCTGTCAACGAGCAGCCCATTATATCGACTGCAGAGACAATCGTTTCATCTGATTACGGCACCGAGAACTGCCTAGCAACGTCGTCCCCTCAGGCTGTGAGCAACTACTACCACCCGGACCTGAGTCACTACCAAAAGGTGCGGCCAGGGGCCCGCCCCGCGAATTGCATCTCCTCCGTGCCGGCCTCGCCCAAACCCCAACCGCCCCAGCGCAAGGACTCGCTGGAGCCACACTACCAGCATCCACGATCGCACACGTGCTGCATGAACCAGACGTGGGGACACAACATGCGTCACGGGACACCGGTCTGTCGCCTCGCCTCGGCAACGCTATCTTCGCAGCCCGACGTGACGGAGGGGTGCTACATCAGAACACTGCCGCATCCGCCTAACGAGGTGAAGCAGGCTAGATTGGTGTATGTTGAGGGTGGCTCACAAGATCAAAATGGAAATGGGAAAGTCTGTGCTGAACTCCCTGCAGATGATCCAGACAATATCTATGATCCAGACAATATTTATGAGAATATAGCAGGGGAGGATGATCATGTCAACAAACATACACTTGTATGA